Proteins encoded in a region of the Scyliorhinus canicula chromosome 2, sScyCan1.1, whole genome shotgun sequence genome:
- the LOC119960526 gene encoding secreted phosphoprotein 24-like isoform X3 — protein sequence MKSLLLTIAAVQILHCSGMPSPKDALRASVLKLNKITEITNLCGITRRRVKDVYRTGKLSYNVDLTFSVKETVCSKNSGLEFDDPGCHFRYKKSAEKGLCKSRVEYFADEVIEVDVECRGLKTIDSSSESSESSENSLEVQTKSRETSIEESSNVKSKSAESSLEESLNVRSKSAETSLDVSSNEYNDDSRDRH from the exons ATGAAATCCTTACTCCTCACCATTGCTGCAGTGCAGATCCTCCATTGCTCAG GAATGCCGAGCCCTAAGGATGCTCTGAGAGCGTCAGTTCTAAAACTGAACAAAATCACCGAGATCACCAATCTGTGTGGGATAACCAGGAGAAGAGTGAAGGAT GTTTATCGCACAGGAAAATTGTCGTACAATGTGGATTTAACATTCTCTGTGAAAGAAACCGTCTGCTCCAAGAATTCTGGATTGGAATTTGATGATCCCGGCTGTCACTTCCGTTACAAAAAGTCCGCA GAAAAAGGTTTGTGCAAAAGCCGTGTTGAATATTTTGCTGATGAGGTTATTGAGGTTGATGTGGAGTGTCGAGGTTTGAAGACAATTGACAGCAGCAGTGAATCATCAGAATCGAGTGAGAACAGTCTTGAG GTTCAAACCAAATCAAGAGAGACATCGATCGAGGAATCGTCAAAT GTGAAAAGCAAATCAGCAGAATCATCCCTGGAGGAGTCTCTGAAT GTGAGAAGCAAGTCAGCAGAAACATCACTCGATGTGTCTTCAAAC GAATACAATGATGATTCAAGAGACCGACACTAA